The genome window TGTGCACAAATGGAAGGAAGTAGACCAAAAAAGATGCCTTGGGTCGCAGCAGCTCACATAGAGTGCAAGTGAAATGTGAGTTCTTGTGAAATTGCTCTTGCAAGCAAATGGGGAGCCTTTACGGCACATAGTAACGCGAGCAAATTAGGTTGCTAAGCGAGGCCTAATTCCGTATTGGTAAATTTCAGCTTTGCAGCCAGCTCTAAATTAAAGTTTTATGGAGCAGTCGAATGTTTTGGCTGAAAAACTCCCATCAGTTTTTCAGAGGCTTCCTTAATGGGCCAAAATACATTAATTGTCCTCTTTGTTCTCTGTCCAGGTGCACAGTAGTGAGGAACTCCCCAATAGGACATCTACAAGCAGAGCTAATAGCTCACTCTTTGATGGCTCATACCTCAGTCACGCTGCTACTGGAGGACCACAAGCTCGAGCATACAGGAATGGTTatggaagaagaggagcagtACGGACATTTAGGAGCACTGCTTGTCTTTCTTGTGATGGACCGTTAAGTCCAACTCATGGGCCAGTAATACAGCATAATTGTCAAAAAATAGAGTGCAGGGGCCCACACTCATCCCACAGATGTGAGTGTTGTGAATGCAGGGATCAAGGCACTGTCTGTGGAACACAGCAGCAAAGAATTCACAGTTCCTCTCGTCTGAGCCACCATGATACCTTTAACCAAGATGAGTGTAAAAGGTACAGTATTCAGCCATACCAGCAttactttccttttttcatgtTGAAAATTTTAGCAAGGCACAAAGGAGATGGCATGTAACATGCATTTGCACATAGGCTCCATAGTGGGAATATCATGGACTCTGGGGCCAAGGAAGCTCTGACCAGGCCTCTGCTGGGTCAGGAGGACTGGGAGGAGAAGAGgcaccagctgctgctgcagaagATGCAGttagagatggagagagagaggctgcaTGCACGCCTGGCAGAGCAGGAGGAAAGGCTCCAGAGACAGAATCAGCAACTACAGCAGTCACATCTTGATTACAAAAGGTAGAACGGTATTTGCTGTTGACGGTAGTTACTTTGGTACATCCATTACGTGTCTGcaatccttggtcttttcatattttgtgtcaTCCTCTGTACTTCAGTTTATACCATTGCAGACTATTTTAACTTGCTATATCTGTGTTAGATTTCAACCAGCTACTCAAGCTGAGGTCAGCTCCTCTAATACTAGGAGTGATGTTACAGAAGTGCAGAATCCTTCGCACCAAGATATACCCTCCAGGTAAAGCAAATTTTGGCATATACAGATATTGCACACCAACCAGACACATGTGAAAGGAACATTAATGCATTTTGTATGTTGTCTACAGTGTGTGTGATGATGCAGGAGTACATCCTGGAGGACAGAGCTTGCATGAAAAGCATCCAGAAACTGTACCTAATCCTCTGAACAATGGCAGTGGTAAGCTTGTATTATCAATTAATCAATAAAGTGTTTGCACAGTTTAGCTTGAGACAGGGGAACAGTTTAGCTTGAAATACATATTTTAGCACTCTCATGTATCACTAAAATACCTTGttaaatttttaataaaaaaagcaaatatatCCTTTTCTTGACCTCAGAATATTTAAAACAGCCCACAAAGGACATGGCCACATCTCCTGCTGAATCACCTGCAAGCCTAAGGAAGCACACATCAGTATCTGCAATCCAAAAGACTCCAGACACCAGGTAACAAACATCAATAAAcaatttaataaacatttattgtaaTAGTTTGTAAGTTCATTAAAGTGCTGTACAATGTTTATAAGGGTGGTCCATTTTTAGCAATTATATTGGATAATGTAGTTCTCAGAAGAACAGTCTGTGTGGTTGAAATATTTATGTTAATGTGTTAAAGTGTTACAGTGTCCAGCATAATATTTTTCCCCTATACTACACaagaaatacaaaattttaTGTCATAAAGGTAAATCGATCAAATATTAAGTAACTAAAGGTTTAAAGTAAATGTAGTGGAGTAAATGCTATACCCCTTTTTAGACTCGCCCATGATTTGTGTATCGCTGGGCTGGGGTAGCTGCTGTCTGCTCCAGCAATCATTACAAAAAGTCAGCCAAATTTAAAGATTGTGGCAAACTAAACAAGCAGTTCATTTGCATATCTTGACAGCTTTCATTTGAACAATTTCTtagtttgtttgtgctgctgttgtgtaaAATGCACCAGTGGTGGGTTGGAGCAGCTGAAAAGTAGCTTTTCTTCACATTTAATCTAACTGAACATTTGGTGTGCTGTAGGACTTATTGGTATACTAACTGTAAGAAAAAACACTTCTCATATGTGAGAGTACATGATCACTGAAAAAGCCTTCACTGACCCCAACAGGCCAGCAGTTAGCCAGTCAGGGTCCCCAacatactttattattattattattattattattattattattattatgtatttatttattaactgaCCCGTCGCCATCAGGCCACCAGTTATGGTGAATCTTGTGCCAGCAGatttgtgatttaaaaacatatatgaaaAATCAACACAGTTCAAACATCTGAAGGATGTAAGAAGTCATGAATCTGTGTTTATCTAAAATTCTGAACTGAGGGTCCTCGGGTTAAGGAATGTTTTCCACAAGGATTTATGGGTGAAATAAAGGTAGCAGCTTAGAAACTAGGTGATAAATTGGAGTGTTTTATTAGTGGTCTGTGGCAGCGAGTGTCTTTTCCTCCTGTTTCCAACAAAAAGATTACAGCAGATTTAGAATATaagtatttaatgtttttttcctggGCTTGCTgttgctgcagtgtttgtggtTAAATGATGACTTTTCTTAGTCTAGCTAACTTTTCGAGCTGCGAGAAGCTAATTGAAGCTTTTTACTGGGCTAGCTAGTGCTGCGGCCAGCCTGTCAGGAGACATGCTGCGTTCCATTAGTCGTCCTAGCAGGGATCCTGCAGCAGGTGTAATTGAACAGACTTCTggatacacccccccccccgtccGCTCAGCCACAGAAATGAGACGAAGAAAGCAGAAGTGAGGGAGAGATGTTAAAAGTGTGTTTGAGGGTGAGAGCATTGGATAAAGTGAAAAAATGGGAAGCGAGGAAAGGTAGAGCAGGTTCAGATGGATAGTAGTGGAAACGGTGAGAAAGATGTAAGAAGGGGGGAGAGGGGATTTGAAGATAGGGATGAATCACTGAGTGCAAGCATTCCCTAAAAATGCAAAGGACTCTGTACATGGAATAGTAATTAACCTGACTGTGTGTTGTCTTAATGCGTGTGCAATGTGCATGTTCAGTTGGACTCCAAGGCCGCAGTGgaattaaatgcaaaaaaaatatcagatgctaaaaaataatttgtgaTTCTGCACAGCTTTCCTTTAAAGCCATTATTATTTCCACACTGGAGCAATTCTTTTCTGTAATGTCAGATTTCCTCTACCTTGTTGTAAATGCAGTGGTAGATAGCAGATACACTAGCTGTGAGACAGCCTCCCCCTCCTTGTTTTGAAGGATAGTTCTTCAAAACACCTTGAAGTTTCCAACTTCTGACGATTAACTCTTAAATAAAGCAGCGCCTGGTCCAAGTTGAACTGTGAGCTCTAGCAGATGCCCATTAATTCCAGCAGGGGATCTGGAGTATCAGATCTTATTACCATTCATTTTCACCTCCAAAGCCTATTAAAATTGTTCTACTCTTAGATACAcaatgtcttctttttttttttttttgtgccagtAATGAGGAAGTCTGTGTCTCAGATGCCTTTTGTGGTTTTCttgcaacatgtttttttcatgtGCATCTTTTCAGATATTTATAATCCTTTGGTAATCCACTGAATCGTATTAGACATATGTCTTTCCCTTAGCTGGTGTTCAAAATACCGAGAATAAAAATAGTTGTAAAAGAATTCAGTGAATGAAGTGAAGGCAATATGTTGTTGCTCTGAGCTCATCAGAAACCTGTCAGAGCGGCCTGACTTTAGCAGATCAGTAATGTGTGGTTTGGTGctagttttcaaaaatacttattttcatctgtgtgtgtgtgtgtgggggggggggggggggaaatcttTTATAGCTTTGGTTAGTGAATCATGGGAACAACCACATCAAGTTTTGATATTTGAGGTTGTTTAAAGAAAGAATGGCTTTATTATCActattaaacttgttttatttaaatatctttaaagataaaacaaacaaacaaaacaaaaccaaacaaaaaaatcttacTGAAAAATTCCCCATGTTACCTGAAGCGTTCTCCTTCACTTGGCAACAAAATAGCTCTTGTAACCATCTAATCTTAACCAATTTGATGTTGATGTGCAAATCGCACAACCAAACTGAGGTTAACATTAAGTGACCTTTTTAATCCTTTCATGAATCCTGTGCTAGTTAGTAATGAGACAGTTCCAGCGCACGCCGCCCATCTCATCTTGATCCTTCCTGCCATTGCCCGCCTGCtattgattggctgggaaattGACATGCGGGATATACACAGTGGCCATTATAGGTTTTTTATCTTACTGTTTGGACTGCAAATGAAAAGAGGCGCCGGGGCGAGACGGCTATCtttaatgaaagagaaaagccaAACAAGCAGTGAAAGTTATGAGTGGGAAGGAGGTGGTGAGTAGCATATGCTGAagaagttttctgaaaattttTATCTGGCCTCATGGAGCtagaaaagagaaacagaagCTCTGTAACTGATAAATTGGGGAAAATAAAGTCCAGtagttgtgttttttatttttatttttttattgtactcTGAAGACTTCTTGGTGTACGAGTTTGAAGCATTTAAAAAGTATTTGAAAGCAGAGCAGCGCACATCTACTGTTTCACAGTAGTCATTATAACacgtttttaaatttcaaaatcaaGATTAAACTTTGTCCGAGTCTCCTTTCTGTTACATTTCCTGTCCTAAGGATAAAAGTACTAAATGCTTTATGTTGACAACGTGATGTCTTCAGATGCTCTCAAAATGACCCGACATTCCAGGTCCAAGaccttatttttctctttttaaaaaaaaaaacagtgacagAAACGTGTGTTGCTGCTACTGCTGTCCATGTATTTTATCTGTAAGCACACAGTAAAAATGATTCTGCCAGGACTCCCTTGGGAGATATAAATATCCATCATCAATTCACAACTTTACTTCATGCAAACTGGAGCCAAGAAATGAAGTTCTTTGTCGCACCGTATACCCCCTCTGAAAATCTATTGGCATTCTTCTCTTTGGCCTTCATGCAATCTCTGTGCCAGCAGCCCTCCCTCGCCCTACCCATTGCCACCCCCCAATACTGCTGCCCAAACTATACCCCCTACCCCCCGCACTACCCTTGTTATAGATTGTGACCGCCGGTAAGTGATGCATTATTCATTACCAACATGTCGTTTGTTGATGGATGGCTGTTTGAGAGCCCTGTCCGTtaaataaatcaacaaataaaaatgcaaattctCACATTTCGAGCGAAGCAACCCAGCCAAAGTCCCTCCCCCACATTCCCTCTCTGCCTCCATCTCTATCCACAAAGCAGCAGTCATTTCCAGACTCTCTCTTACAAGCGGGCACATACACACTCCTTCTCACTCATGCTCTCAGactttctcctcttttctcctTTGCTGTTGACAGGCAGGAGACCAAATGAGGAAGACAGATTTACTTAGTTGagcttcttttcttgttttttttttctttcttcccccaaTCAAATCCCTTTGCTCAAACATGTACATACATGAATTCATGTTGCTAAAGCAAAATATAGCCCTTTAAAAGCCTTTTCGGCTATTGATATGTGAAGCCTGAAGTTAGTTTGAAAACATGACATATCAAGGTCCATAGTTACGTGTTGAGGAACATAAATGCACCCTGATTGGAAGTTTCACCACTGCGTCTGTGTGCTGACCACCCGCATGCATATCAACAAGTACATCCCAAGGATCGGCCTTACCTGGGAGAGCTGTGTGCAGAGCCGCGCAATGCAAATCGATGCGGCTTTAAACGAGCAGAGAATTATGTTAGCAACATCAGTCGAGCGTGCTTTAAAGAATTCATGTTTTGTATCTGGAATGGCCGTCGTTCGACTGTGTATACACTGAATAATTTATCAAACCAGCCAGACTGAGGGATTGAATCTCTATTAGCTTAATCTCccctgttttggtttatttatttcaccGCACATTCCCCTCATTTCTATTCCACGGGAGAAGGCACTGGGTTCTCTCCCCCTTGTTCTCTCACACCTGCAAGaaactgtgtttttctgctggGACGCCCCAGTGGTTTGGACTTGTTAACGCTGCTTGTTAGGGTTCAGTAGGCACTTCACCAAGAAAGATTTGTTAACACTtgtatgaaaatattttttgttcacCTTTCAGTTGTTAACACAGACCACAAGAAAGCAAAACTCTCAcccaagtgttttgtttttttttgctttgtttttagcTCTAACTGGATGTTGCTTTGTACATTTGTGATGTCAGTCTCTCAGCTTGCTCTGTTTATGTGCCCTCATAGTTAAGCAGAATGTAACTGGCAGGCTTTCTGTGTGCATTCCTCTGCTACAATGAAACCACAGTGAGAAAGCTCATTTAAAGTGTTTCCTCTGTACAGGGCTCATAAATGTAGCCTGTGTCAATTCAACCTTTGAAACAAGCTGTGGAGGCTAAAAAAgcaaaatgggggggggggctagaaACCTAAcctaaagtttttcttttttttcaggttgGACTTTTCTCTGGTTGAGTTATTGGATATCTTTAGTCCTGTTTCTGCACCTGAGCAATGCAAGACAACCACTCAAAGAGCCAGAGCATTGCAACACAGACCGGCTCATACTGCCCCCAAATCAGTGAGCCGAACCATGCTTACCCCTGGTGGACCTCGTCCTCAGAGCACTCAGCAAGACCTGGAAGAAAGCAAAATACTAGAAGATATTTTCTTCATTTGCTGACGAAAAAAATGAGGAGCATGAAAAAGATTCAGTCAGCtgtgtccatttttttttttttttaaatgtttttcatttaactttttattggttttctaAAATCAGAATCAATGTCACACGGTTTGCATAGATTGTGAtattggtagaattttttttaaatactaataaatgtttatttttcaagCCTCGTTTGTAAAAAATTGCCAATATGACATAATTTTCCACTGTGCATCTGGCTAAAGGATGCAAATTTTATAAATCTCTGATTTACTGGAAATATTATACATAGTCGGTTCCATACACATGTGACAACTATCCTGTAGCAGACAGCTGTTGCCATTGTGTAAACCCCAAAGTAACCAGGGGAATCTTATATCAAGAAGTTACCAATCAGCAGTAATTATGACACAACACAGAGTATTTTATTCTAGACTGTGCTTTATTATTGGGCTAAGCTGAGACGCATCATTCATTTAGAATTACAAAAGAAGAGTCCAGGGGACCAGAGAATGGTGCAGTCTGGAGAGACGGGGGCGGGAGCCTAAAGCGTGCTGCCCATCAGAAGCTTGGCTCATCAGGAACCTGGCAAAGCTTAATATGCAACATTCATCACCCCCCTCCATATGTGCTGAAATTGGGAAATAGATTTCCAGAACACTTTGAAAACCACATGAAGTAAAATGTGATTCTAGCAACACTACTGAGCCTTAGAAATAAAAATCACTGATAACAGCaccgaaaaaaaaaatgataggaACTCAAATTTCTTTTGGATGAAATAGTGCAGTTTTCATTGAATTTAGTTCTCGGTAGAACACGTGAGTTGAACAAGATCAGAGCTCTGTTGAACAAAATGAAGCACAATGGGGAGAATAGGAAGGGAAGGGAATACAGTTTTCAAAAGTTGTTTACAATAAACCAGACATTAGTTCATTAAATATTAGCAGCAACTTATACTGACCTCAAGGCGTCTCTTCTGATTGAACAGTTGATTTAAGATGTGTTTAACTAGGGATTACTATTTCCCCCACTTTGCTTAACGgtggcattttattttgaaacgaTCTTTTAACaaagcttttcctttttttttttttttttaaatgaacagaaCAGTATGCATTTATAATTACAAATATACATAAGGCTTTAGTGTTGTACTGCATTGTTGTGAGTAGTTTGCAAGCCACAGGAAAAATGTAGAAGCAGTCTTAGTAGTGGTTAAACTTCCAATACTTGAGCGGTAAGATG of Maylandia zebra isolate NMK-2024a linkage group LG5, Mzebra_GT3a, whole genome shotgun sequence contains these proteins:
- the kiaa1328 gene encoding protein hinderin isoform X1; the encoded protein is MAAAAKRSENSGIFWMNGVSDDERPLVFIPGVDGEVTSQAPFNLKPLSTSTSKKRGHKMGVKSTSDCKKQAKQRREVKNQSDHSGVYTKEDVSVHHNAAVMTPQTFLPVSQVISEVSKAKSEVCLKDLCPEDKRRIANLIEELARVSEEKEESVRRLKDEQGNFECKIQQLEQQNQIIAQERESLQQQYKECQELLGLYQQYISQQQAKLNQSIAQLSQPSSHSKVHSSEELPNRTSTSRANSSLFDGSYLSHAATGGPQARAYRNGYGRRGAVRTFRSTACLSCDGPLSPTHGPVIQHNCQKIECRGPHSSHRCECCECRDQGTVCGTQQQRIHSSSRLSHHDTFNQDECKRLHSGNIMDSGAKEALTRPLLGQEDWEEKRHQLLLQKMQLEMERERLHARLAEQEERLQRQNQQLQQSHLDYKRFQPATQAEVSSSNTRSDVTEVQNPSHQDIPSSVCDDAGVHPGGQSLHEKHPETVPNPLNNGSEYLKQPTKDMATSPAESPASLRKHTSVSAIQKTPDTRLDFSLVELLDIFSPVSAPEQCKTTTQRARALQHRPAHTAPKSVSRTMLTPGGPRPQSTQQDLEESKILEDIFFIC
- the kiaa1328 gene encoding protein hinderin isoform X2, coding for MAAAAKRSENSGIFWMNGGVDGEVTSQAPFNLKPLSTSTSKKRGHKMGVKSTSDCKKQAKQRREVKNQSDHSGVYTKEDVSVHHNAAVMTPQTFLPVSQVISEVSKAKSEVCLKDLCPEDKRRIANLIEELARVSEEKEESVRRLKDEQGNFECKIQQLEQQNQIIAQERESLQQQYKECQELLGLYQQYISQQQAKLNQSIAQLSQPSSHSKVHSSEELPNRTSTSRANSSLFDGSYLSHAATGGPQARAYRNGYGRRGAVRTFRSTACLSCDGPLSPTHGPVIQHNCQKIECRGPHSSHRCECCECRDQGTVCGTQQQRIHSSSRLSHHDTFNQDECKRLHSGNIMDSGAKEALTRPLLGQEDWEEKRHQLLLQKMQLEMERERLHARLAEQEERLQRQNQQLQQSHLDYKRFQPATQAEVSSSNTRSDVTEVQNPSHQDIPSSVCDDAGVHPGGQSLHEKHPETVPNPLNNGSEYLKQPTKDMATSPAESPASLRKHTSVSAIQKTPDTRLDFSLVELLDIFSPVSAPEQCKTTTQRARALQHRPAHTAPKSVSRTMLTPGGPRPQSTQQDLEESKILEDIFFIC